From a single Collibacillus ludicampi genomic region:
- a CDS encoding response regulator transcription factor, giving the protein MAGEYILVVDDEKEIGELLALYLKRERFLYDVVSTGQDAIVKVQNEKPDLVILDVFLPDLEGYEVCKELRKYTDVPILFLSCKDSEWDKVIGLSIGADDYISKPFRANELIARIKAHLRRNRKLKQHVSMIQAEPCILSSQSLKIDLKQHEAFLHNKQLDLSAKEFQLLAFFMNHPKQVLSTEHLLSKIWGYEVAIDTKTVKVHIANLRKKIENDPKEPEKIITVKGVGYKFNEETTKYTSYMD; this is encoded by the coding sequence ATGGCAGGCGAATACATACTTGTGGTTGATGATGAAAAGGAAATTGGCGAGTTGCTTGCGTTGTATTTGAAGAGAGAAAGATTTCTTTACGATGTCGTTTCTACTGGTCAGGATGCGATCGTAAAGGTACAAAACGAAAAACCCGATCTTGTGATCCTCGACGTTTTCTTACCCGATCTGGAAGGTTATGAAGTTTGCAAAGAATTAAGGAAATATACAGACGTGCCCATTCTATTTCTGAGTTGTAAGGATAGTGAATGGGATAAGGTGATTGGTCTCAGTATAGGTGCGGACGATTATATCAGCAAACCGTTCAGAGCCAATGAGTTAATTGCAAGAATCAAGGCGCATTTACGTAGAAACAGAAAATTAAAACAACATGTATCGATGATTCAAGCGGAACCATGTATTCTGTCATCGCAGTCGCTGAAGATCGACTTAAAGCAACACGAAGCTTTTCTCCATAATAAACAACTCGATCTATCAGCAAAGGAGTTTCAACTTCTGGCATTTTTTATGAACCATCCGAAACAAGTTTTGAGTACGGAACATCTTCTTTCGAAAATATGGGGGTATGAAGTAGCAATCGATACAAAAACGGTGAAAGTGCATATCGCAAATTTGAGGAAGAAAATCGAAAACGATCCAAAAGAACCTGAAAAAATCATTACGGTTAAAGGAGTTGGCTATAAATTTAATGAAGAGACAACCAAATATACTTCTTACATGGATTAA
- a CDS encoding aldehyde dehydrogenase family protein has protein sequence MVKRYQMFIGGQWRDGVEGKTFKSYNPATGEVNGIIAEADEKDVDLAVKAARRAFEWGTWAEMTPSDRGRLLYRAAQKMWEKADFLAKIESMDNGLPINETKWIALPATIDVLEFYAGLANKVQGETLASPGIRLNYTLREPLGVIGAIVPWNFPLMLTMWKLAPALAAGNTIVIKPAEQTPISVLELAKIFQEVGIPDGVINVVPGFGSTAGQALASHPDIDKIAFTGSTSTGRIIMQSASKHLKPLSLELGGKSPNIVFADANLEDAVNGSMFGIYFAQGQVCAAGSRLFIQESIYDKFMDLFVRRAQSIRIGNPLETTTQMGPQISEEQLQRIEKYVATGLEEGARLLTGGKRFTDAGSGYFYTPTIFENVTNEMTIAREEIFGPVVSVIRFKDEEDALAKANDSIYGLAAGVWTNDLKRAHRMVRQLKAGTVYVNTYSMLDSACPFGGTKQSGFGRELGIQAMDMYTQIKHVWLDLNKEGFNWYGF, from the coding sequence ATGGTCAAAAGGTATCAAATGTTTATAGGCGGACAATGGAGAGATGGAGTTGAGGGTAAAACGTTCAAATCTTACAATCCCGCAACGGGAGAGGTGAATGGAATTATAGCGGAAGCTGACGAGAAAGATGTAGATCTTGCAGTGAAAGCAGCCCGCAGAGCGTTTGAATGGGGAACATGGGCAGAGATGACTCCAAGTGACCGCGGACGCTTATTGTACCGCGCCGCACAAAAAATGTGGGAGAAAGCGGATTTTCTTGCAAAAATCGAATCGATGGATAATGGCTTACCGATCAACGAGACCAAATGGATCGCCCTCCCCGCTACGATCGATGTATTGGAGTTCTACGCCGGGTTGGCGAACAAAGTACAGGGGGAAACATTGGCTTCACCCGGAATCCGCTTGAATTACACGCTGCGCGAACCTTTAGGAGTTATCGGTGCGATTGTACCGTGGAATTTCCCGCTTATGTTAACGATGTGGAAACTAGCACCTGCACTTGCAGCCGGCAATACGATTGTCATTAAACCCGCAGAGCAGACACCTATCAGCGTTTTGGAACTTGCGAAGATCTTTCAAGAAGTTGGTATTCCGGATGGCGTGATAAACGTCGTGCCTGGCTTTGGCTCCACTGCCGGTCAAGCATTAGCTTCACATCCTGATATAGATAAAATCGCATTCACAGGTTCGACATCGACCGGCCGTATCATCATGCAGTCTGCCAGCAAGCATTTGAAGCCGCTTTCCCTTGAACTTGGCGGCAAATCACCGAACATCGTGTTTGCTGACGCGAATCTTGAAGATGCGGTTAACGGGTCTATGTTCGGAATTTATTTTGCACAAGGACAGGTCTGTGCTGCAGGTTCACGCCTGTTCATTCAAGAATCGATCTATGATAAATTTATGGATCTATTTGTAAGAAGAGCCCAATCGATTCGCATAGGTAACCCTCTTGAAACGACAACGCAAATGGGTCCGCAGATTTCGGAAGAACAATTGCAGCGAATCGAAAAATATGTGGCAACCGGTCTTGAAGAAGGCGCTCGTTTGCTCACAGGCGGTAAGCGTTTTACCGATGCGGGAAGCGGTTACTTCTACACACCCACCATCTTCGAGAATGTAACGAATGAGATGACGATCGCACGAGAAGAGATTTTCGGTCCCGTTGTATCCGTCATCCGTTTTAAAGATGAAGAAGACGCTTTGGCAAAAGCGAACGATTCGATCTACGGATTGGCTGCAGGAGTATGGACAAATGACCTGAAGAGAGCCCATCGGATGGTACGACAATTGAAAGCAGGTACCGTATATGTAAACACGTATAGCATGTTAGACAGTGCGTGCCCGTTCGGAGGCACAAAGCAGAGCGGCTTTGGTAGAGAATTGGGGATACAGGCAATGGATATGTATACCCAGATCAAACATGTATGGTTGGACTTGAATAAGGAAGGATTTAATTGGTACGGATTCTAG
- a CDS encoding primary-amine oxidase codes for MKKRKTLPVIVMATLALSTAPAVFLNPHASAEEPSSSIAAQSAQKEIPYDPLNPLSADEINQVHSILQNEGYIKPNTRFQEITVKEPKKEDVWNWKPGIKLPRQASVVVLQGKQVIEGVVDLDSKKVISWNEVKNVQGMILLDDWTTAQQAITSSDEYKKALEKRGIKDISKVIATPLTVGYFGPNDVDPHKRLLKVVAYLDTGDGNFWAHPIENLVAVVDLEQKKVIEVQDKGVIPIPMKNDGYANGDKDSKREPQKPLEIVQPEGPSFTVNGDEVKWQNWTFHVRLDPRVGPVISTVTFNDHGNIRKIMYRGNLGGMTVPYGDPSVGWYFKSYMDSGEYGVGNLGRPLAPGTDVPTNAKFFDATLADYQGKPYVVHNVMALFEREGGPEWTHNDFVTGNTESRDRRELVLRFISTVGNYDYIFDWVFQQNGTLRIDTGASGIEAVKGVNSKTIHDHHAEEDTRNGTLIDQNLVAVYHQHIFNFRLDMDVDGQNNSIVEMTPKAQPLNNDGPRKSEMIVDEKIDKTELEAAQKWTDPSKIVLVTNPEKENKQGYPTGYQIIPYAGGTQPFAENPLFTEDDWPIKRVQFTKNHIWVTPNNENEMYPEGKYINQSTEERGLGLWTQQNRPIVNTDDVVWITTGITHIPRAEEWPIMPTEWVSVMLKPFNFFDRTPTLDLPKK; via the coding sequence ATGAAGAAACGTAAAACCTTACCTGTGATTGTCATGGCTACGTTAGCGCTTTCAACAGCACCTGCTGTTTTTCTTAATCCCCATGCAAGCGCAGAAGAGCCGTCATCCAGTATAGCAGCACAATCAGCCCAGAAGGAAATTCCGTATGATCCTCTTAATCCTTTAAGTGCAGATGAAATTAATCAGGTACACTCGATTCTTCAAAATGAAGGGTATATCAAACCGAATACCCGATTCCAAGAGATCACCGTAAAAGAGCCCAAAAAAGAAGATGTTTGGAATTGGAAACCGGGAATAAAGCTACCACGACAAGCTTCTGTGGTCGTGCTGCAAGGGAAACAAGTCATCGAGGGCGTGGTCGATTTAGACAGCAAGAAGGTAATCTCTTGGAACGAAGTTAAGAACGTACAGGGAATGATCTTGCTTGATGATTGGACCACTGCACAACAAGCAATTACCAGCAGCGACGAGTATAAAAAGGCTCTTGAAAAGCGGGGAATTAAAGATATCAGCAAGGTTATCGCCACTCCGCTCACTGTCGGCTATTTCGGCCCGAACGATGTAGATCCACACAAGCGATTGCTGAAAGTAGTAGCCTACTTGGACACTGGGGACGGTAATTTCTGGGCTCACCCAATCGAAAATCTCGTTGCGGTCGTTGATTTGGAACAGAAGAAAGTAATCGAGGTTCAAGACAAAGGCGTAATACCGATTCCCATGAAAAATGACGGTTATGCGAACGGGGACAAAGACAGCAAGAGAGAACCTCAGAAACCTCTTGAAATTGTTCAACCGGAAGGTCCCAGTTTCACGGTCAATGGAGATGAAGTGAAATGGCAAAACTGGACTTTCCATGTCCGCCTGGATCCACGTGTCGGTCCAGTCATTTCGACGGTCACCTTCAATGATCACGGCAATATCAGAAAAATCATGTACCGCGGGAACCTCGGGGGTATGACGGTTCCCTACGGTGATCCCAGTGTAGGTTGGTATTTTAAGTCCTATATGGATTCCGGAGAATACGGAGTTGGCAATTTGGGAAGACCTCTCGCTCCCGGGACGGACGTGCCGACAAACGCCAAATTCTTCGACGCGACTTTGGCTGATTACCAAGGAAAACCTTACGTCGTGCATAATGTCATGGCATTGTTCGAACGTGAAGGGGGGCCGGAATGGACACATAATGATTTCGTCACCGGAAATACAGAAAGCCGCGACCGGCGCGAGTTGGTCTTGCGCTTCATCTCCACGGTAGGAAACTATGATTATATATTCGATTGGGTCTTCCAGCAAAATGGTACCCTGCGTATCGACACCGGCGCTTCGGGAATTGAAGCGGTCAAGGGCGTCAACAGCAAAACGATTCATGACCATCATGCCGAAGAAGATACGCGAAACGGCACATTGATCGATCAGAATCTTGTCGCGGTTTATCATCAACATATTTTCAACTTCAGGCTCGACATGGATGTGGATGGACAGAATAACTCAATCGTTGAGATGACGCCAAAAGCTCAGCCACTAAATAACGACGGCCCGCGTAAGAGTGAAATGATCGTTGATGAAAAAATCGATAAGACTGAATTGGAGGCGGCACAGAAGTGGACCGACCCAAGCAAGATCGTGCTGGTTACAAACCCGGAAAAGGAAAATAAACAAGGGTATCCAACAGGATATCAGATCATTCCCTATGCAGGAGGCACACAGCCATTTGCCGAAAACCCGCTCTTCACCGAAGACGACTGGCCTATAAAACGGGTACAATTCACGAAAAATCATATCTGGGTAACGCCCAATAATGAAAATGAGATGTACCCGGAAGGCAAATATATCAATCAAAGTACGGAAGAAAGAGGCTTAGGCCTGTGGACTCAACAAAATCGCCCGATCGTCAACACGGACGATGTCGTTTGGATTACGACAGGTATCACCCACATTCCGAGAGCGGAAGAATGGCCGATCATGCCTACGGAATGGGTATCAGTCATGTTGAAGCCGTTCAACTTCTTTGATCGTACACCGACCCTCGACCTTCCCAAGAAATAG
- a CDS encoding 3D domain-containing protein, producing the protein MRKWLIRILLILSILFVPGYQSVYAATLDEHANMVAPEFVFFGLTPLKQQNQLPVTNPQQNLALAKGPINPDQAIASLTNHEPSALQSSATAEETTNAGTNLFMNYTVKPGDSLYLIANMFNTDVQTLMSINSIADSGLIHAGQVLQIPVKEAEMPQALSGQISTVITATLTAYTAGPESTGKRPGDPGYGITASGTTVMDGRTIAVDPEQIPLGSKVYIEGIGFRVAEDTGGAIKGNRIDVYMSNLNDAIQFGVKKGVKVYVLSTPKSRSL; encoded by the coding sequence ATGCGAAAATGGTTGATTCGAATTCTACTTATACTATCAATCCTGTTTGTTCCCGGTTATCAGTCGGTATATGCCGCTACCCTAGATGAACATGCGAACATGGTTGCACCCGAGTTTGTCTTTTTTGGGTTGACGCCTTTAAAACAGCAAAATCAATTACCGGTTACAAACCCTCAACAGAACCTGGCATTGGCAAAGGGGCCTATCAACCCGGATCAGGCAATCGCCTCTCTGACAAATCACGAGCCATCGGCTCTTCAATCATCTGCAACCGCAGAAGAAACGACAAACGCGGGTACAAACCTGTTCATGAATTACACGGTGAAACCGGGCGATTCTCTGTATTTGATCGCAAACATGTTCAACACGGATGTACAAACTCTCATGTCAATTAACTCCATCGCGGATTCAGGGCTGATCCACGCCGGGCAGGTTTTGCAAATACCTGTGAAAGAGGCTGAAATGCCCCAAGCGCTGTCCGGTCAGATCTCCACTGTCATAACAGCAACGTTGACGGCTTATACCGCAGGCCCTGAATCGACGGGGAAACGTCCGGGTGACCCTGGTTACGGGATTACCGCATCCGGCACGACCGTGATGGACGGACGTACGATTGCCGTCGACCCCGAGCAGATTCCTCTCGGTTCAAAGGTGTACATCGAAGGCATCGGTTTTCGCGTGGCTGAAGACACCGGCGGAGCCATTAAGGGAAATCGCATTGATGTATATATGAGCAATTTGAATGACGCGATCCAGTTTGGGGTCAAAAAAGGAGTCAAAGTGTACGTGCTTTCCACCCCGAAAAGCAGGTCTCTCTGA
- a CDS encoding metal ABC transporter permease, with product MDIFAYPFMQNAFLAGSIVAILAGVVGVFVIARGLSFITHTFADIGFSGAAMAVYLGWNPLYGFLLFTVSSAMVLAQLGLKVFRRDVANGVVLSFFLGLGILFLSLATKQVSSVINLLFGSIFGISRSQAYELMGLSAAVLVVLFLGYRMLLFDTFDPAGAEAKGLPVRMISTVFLFLLSITVVGAAQLMGTLLVFTLTIIPAASARHLTHRVPRMMLYAAFLALIGVWVGLFLGYYTNAPVTFYIATVETLIYVAATTYQKIRNRRISL from the coding sequence GTGGATATTTTTGCTTATCCCTTTATGCAAAACGCGTTTCTTGCCGGTTCCATAGTGGCGATCCTCGCGGGAGTCGTTGGCGTGTTTGTCATCGCACGGGGGTTATCATTCATTACACATACATTTGCGGACATCGGTTTTTCAGGAGCAGCGATGGCCGTTTATTTGGGTTGGAATCCTTTGTACGGTTTCCTTCTTTTTACGGTCAGCAGCGCCATGGTTTTAGCCCAACTCGGCCTGAAGGTTTTTCGCCGGGATGTGGCAAACGGCGTGGTGTTAAGTTTCTTTTTGGGCCTTGGCATCCTGTTTTTATCTTTAGCGACGAAGCAGGTTTCATCCGTCATCAATTTGCTCTTCGGCAGTATTTTTGGTATCAGTCGCTCGCAGGCTTATGAGCTGATGGGTCTTTCAGCCGCTGTTCTCGTCGTGCTCTTTCTTGGTTATCGCATGCTCCTCTTTGATACGTTTGACCCTGCCGGGGCGGAAGCGAAAGGATTGCCTGTTCGTATGATTTCGACCGTCTTTTTGTTTCTGTTATCGATCACGGTCGTAGGAGCCGCGCAATTGATGGGTACGCTCCTGGTGTTTACGTTGACGATTATTCCGGCCGCGTCCGCGCGCCATTTGACGCACCGCGTCCCAAGGATGATGCTTTATGCCGCGTTCCTCGCACTGATTGGGGTCTGGGTAGGACTCTTCTTGGGGTATTATACCAATGCACCCGTGACGTTTTATATCGCAACAGTAGAAACCCTCATCTATGTCGCGGCGACCACGTATCAAAAAATCAGGAATCGGCGGATCTCTCTATAA
- a CDS encoding metal ABC transporter ATP-binding protein: MVNDIEVKDVDVWLGGRQVLQDLTFSVPHGEFLGVIGPNGAGKTTFMRLLLGLIQPQAGTVTVLGETRRKKIASLLGYVPQARHFDPETPISVREFVSFGLPKSFRPWLSRKEKKAVDEVIQKVGAEVFADQPIGRLSGGERQRLFLAQALLGNPRCLLLDEPTSNLDPGAQERLTALVDQLRKERDMTVVFISHDINLMARYADRILYLTHGHYAYGRVEEVLTAEVLTRLYGTPMKVSYASGEIMISMADEDEKAPPICVHYPS, translated from the coding sequence GTGGTCAATGATATTGAAGTGAAAGATGTTGATGTCTGGTTAGGTGGGCGGCAGGTTCTGCAGGATTTGACCTTCAGTGTTCCCCACGGTGAATTCTTAGGCGTAATCGGCCCCAACGGAGCGGGCAAGACAACGTTCATGCGCCTGTTGTTAGGTTTGATCCAACCGCAAGCGGGTACTGTGACTGTCTTGGGGGAAACGAGAAGAAAAAAAATCGCCTCCCTGCTCGGTTATGTGCCGCAAGCCCGCCATTTTGATCCGGAAACACCGATCAGCGTGAGGGAGTTTGTTTCTTTCGGTTTGCCGAAATCGTTTCGTCCGTGGTTGTCAAGGAAAGAGAAAAAAGCTGTCGATGAAGTGATCCAAAAGGTGGGTGCGGAAGTGTTTGCCGATCAACCCATCGGCCGACTGTCGGGAGGTGAACGTCAACGCTTGTTCCTTGCACAAGCGTTGCTAGGAAATCCCCGTTGTCTTCTGTTGGATGAACCGACCTCCAATCTGGATCCGGGCGCGCAGGAGCGGCTGACCGCTCTTGTTGATCAGCTGCGCAAGGAACGTGACATGACGGTGGTTTTCATCAGTCACGATATCAATCTGATGGCACGCTATGCCGACCGAATTCTCTATTTGACTCATGGACACTACGCATACGGTAGGGTTGAGGAAGTCCTCACCGCGGAGGTTTTGACAAGACTTTACGGAACACCCATGAAAGTTTCTTATGCAAGTGGAGAGATCATGATTTCCATGGCAGATGAGGACGAAAAAGCCCCTCCCATCTGCGTTCATTATCCTTCGTAA
- a CDS encoding metal ABC transporter solute-binding protein, Zn/Mn family encodes MLRKELKQAAAAFVLLSFACTVGVGCAISKSTPSPAAPDGKIQVVAAENFYGEVAQAVGGEYVQVTSILNNGVADPEAFEPTAEDAKLISRASVVIYNGLGYDNWVTKLMDASKRDDRMQMAVGTDVTGHKEGDNVHIWYDPSTMPKLADALAERFGTLDPQHREEYRKNADAYKKKLEPIEKKIQSLRQATPLPIHVSEPVFDYMAKELNLQPKNTRFETAVFNGVDSSPADVQQIENDLQTKRVRLFIYNEKTKNRDVDRFVQIAKASGVPVVSVTEQEPEGKDYITWMMDQLNELERAIRGQ; translated from the coding sequence TTGTTGCGTAAAGAGTTGAAACAGGCCGCTGCGGCGTTTGTGCTTCTTTCCTTCGCATGTACTGTTGGAGTCGGGTGTGCGATATCGAAGTCAACACCATCGCCTGCTGCGCCAGATGGTAAAATTCAGGTTGTAGCTGCTGAAAATTTTTATGGGGAAGTGGCACAAGCGGTTGGCGGGGAGTACGTGCAGGTCACGTCGATCTTAAATAACGGAGTCGCCGATCCGGAAGCGTTTGAACCGACAGCGGAGGATGCAAAATTGATCAGCCGGGCTTCCGTCGTGATTTATAACGGATTGGGGTACGACAATTGGGTCACGAAACTGATGGACGCTTCAAAAAGAGATGACCGTATGCAAATGGCGGTAGGCACTGATGTAACAGGTCACAAAGAAGGGGATAATGTACACATCTGGTACGATCCGTCAACGATGCCCAAGTTGGCTGACGCGCTGGCAGAACGATTCGGTACATTGGATCCGCAGCACCGCGAAGAATACCGCAAAAATGCGGATGCATACAAGAAAAAATTAGAGCCCATAGAGAAAAAGATTCAATCGTTGCGTCAAGCGACACCGTTGCCGATTCACGTATCGGAACCTGTTTTTGACTACATGGCGAAAGAACTGAATTTGCAACCGAAAAATACGCGTTTCGAAACAGCCGTTTTCAATGGGGTGGATTCGTCCCCGGCCGATGTGCAACAGATTGAGAACGATCTGCAAACGAAACGGGTACGTCTTTTTATTTACAATGAGAAAACGAAGAACCGCGATGTCGATCGCTTTGTACAAATCGCCAAAGCAAGCGGTGTACCCGTCGTTTCCGTGACGGAACAGGAACCGGAAGGGAAAGACTATATCACATGGATGATGGATCAGTTGAACGAATTGGAGCGTGCGATCCGTGGTCAATGA
- a CDS encoding APC family permease, with product MEQRTQLKKDIGLFIATALVAGNIMGSGIFMLPATLAQKSGPGASMIAWILTGLGSIFLALSFANLGSKIPKTGGPYEYSKVAFGDFVGFMNAWLYWNGSWIGNAAVVIAVASYVGSLFPVISENHLAGFVFTSAVLWIFTIINILGVRVAGKVQTAITAFEIVLLLFFVIAAAVHFNVANITPLFPAGKGTETISAAAASTLWAFLGLESASIAAGEIKNPEKNVKRSTILGILISTFMYFAINFFAMGAMPQDKLANSKAPIADILSGYFGSGMATVITVGAIISILGTTIGWLLSTARLAYAAGEDAIFPEIFAKVHPKFKTPYMSLIIGSILVNVMLLMNYTKSLNAAFNFVTLLATLSYLPVYAMTAASDVLLHIQGVKKLNLWSFIKSSFVPLLGFIYAAWTIYGSGAETVMYGCLMMLAGIPFYLYMNFKNKMKNHSLLDEKKIA from the coding sequence ATGGAACAGAGAACACAATTAAAAAAAGACATCGGACTGTTCATAGCAACAGCACTTGTCGCCGGTAATATCATGGGTTCCGGTATCTTTATGCTTCCGGCGACGCTCGCGCAAAAATCGGGCCCAGGCGCAAGCATGATCGCATGGATCCTGACAGGTTTGGGCTCGATTTTTCTGGCCTTGTCTTTCGCGAACTTGGGGTCGAAGATCCCGAAGACGGGTGGGCCTTATGAATATTCGAAAGTGGCATTCGGAGATTTTGTCGGCTTCATGAACGCATGGCTTTACTGGAACGGGTCGTGGATCGGAAATGCAGCCGTCGTGATCGCTGTCGCCAGTTATGTCGGCAGCCTGTTTCCGGTGATCAGCGAGAATCATCTGGCAGGATTTGTATTCACAAGTGCGGTCTTATGGATTTTTACCATCATCAATATCCTGGGAGTCCGGGTGGCCGGAAAGGTACAGACCGCGATCACTGCGTTTGAAATCGTTCTCTTATTGTTTTTTGTCATCGCGGCAGCAGTACATTTCAATGTCGCGAATATCACTCCGTTATTCCCTGCAGGGAAAGGAACCGAAACGATTTCCGCGGCTGCGGCATCCACTTTGTGGGCCTTTTTGGGGCTTGAAAGCGCGTCGATCGCCGCGGGAGAGATCAAGAATCCCGAAAAGAACGTGAAACGAAGCACGATCCTGGGAATTCTGATTTCAACATTCATGTATTTCGCGATCAACTTTTTCGCAATGGGCGCCATGCCGCAAGACAAGTTGGCAAACAGCAAAGCACCGATCGCCGATATTCTTTCCGGTTACTTCGGCAGCGGAATGGCCACAGTCATTACGGTCGGTGCCATCATCAGTATTCTGGGCACCACGATCGGCTGGCTCTTATCCACGGCAAGGTTGGCTTATGCTGCTGGGGAGGATGCGATATTCCCCGAGATTTTCGCAAAAGTGCACCCGAAATTTAAGACGCCTTATATGTCACTGATCATCGGTTCTATATTGGTCAATGTCATGCTCTTGATGAACTATACGAAGAGCTTGAATGCCGCATTTAATTTTGTTACTTTGCTGGCTACACTTTCTTATCTTCCTGTATACGCGATGACGGCAGCTTCCGATGTGTTGTTGCATATACAGGGAGTGAAAAAATTGAACCTGTGGAGCTTTATCAAGAGTTCTTTCGTACCGCTCTTGGGATTCATATATGCCGCATGGACGATATACGGTTCAGGAGCGGAAACGGTGATGTACGGTTGTCTGATGATGCTCGCAGGTATTCCGTTCTATCTCTATATGAACTTCAAAAACAAAATGAAAAACCATTCCCTGCTGGATGAGAAAAAGATCGCGTAA
- a CDS encoding glucose-6-phosphate isomerase gives MQKIRFDYSNALSFLNEHEIAYLQPSVRTAHEMLHNQTGSGNEYLGWLNLPDNYDRDEFARIQRAAKKIQEDSDALVVIGIGGSYLGARAAIEMLSHSFYNLLPKGKRKTPAIYFAGNQISPVYLTHLLELLEDMDISVNVISKSGTTTEPAIAFRIFKDFVEKKFGKEGARGRIYVTTDREKGALKKLADAEGYETFVIPDDVGGRYSVLTAVGLLPIAVSGANIEEMMAGALDASRLYAEPDIANNAAYQYAAVRNALYRKGYTTELLVNYEPSLHFFSEWWKQLFGESEGKDGKGIFPASVDFSTDLHSMGQYIQEGRLDIFETVIHVEEPKVDITIEEDKDNIDGLNFLAGKTMDFVNKKAFEGTLLAHADGGVPNLVVRVPKINEYCFGSLVYFFEKACGISGYLMGVNPFDQPGVEAYKKNMFALLGKPGFEAQKAELEKRLYK, from the coding sequence ATGCAAAAGATTCGCTTTGACTATTCGAATGCGTTATCTTTTCTCAATGAACATGAAATTGCTTATCTGCAACCATCGGTTCGTACGGCCCATGAGATGCTACATAATCAAACGGGTTCCGGAAATGAGTATCTCGGTTGGCTCAACCTTCCGGACAACTATGACAGGGACGAGTTTGCGCGTATTCAGCGGGCGGCAAAGAAGATTCAAGAAGACTCCGACGCGCTCGTCGTCATCGGTATCGGCGGTTCCTATCTCGGGGCGCGTGCGGCTATCGAGATGTTGTCCCATTCTTTCTACAATCTATTGCCTAAAGGGAAGCGTAAGACACCTGCCATCTATTTTGCAGGAAATCAAATCAGTCCCGTGTATCTCACACACCTTTTGGAACTCTTGGAGGACATGGACATATCTGTCAATGTGATCTCTAAGTCGGGGACGACGACTGAACCGGCGATTGCATTCCGTATCTTCAAAGATTTTGTAGAAAAGAAATTCGGCAAAGAAGGTGCGCGCGGGCGGATCTATGTGACGACAGACCGGGAAAAAGGCGCTCTCAAAAAACTGGCGGATGCGGAAGGTTATGAAACGTTTGTGATCCCTGACGATGTAGGGGGAAGATATTCCGTATTGACGGCTGTAGGTCTTCTTCCCATCGCTGTCAGCGGGGCGAATATCGAAGAGATGATGGCAGGGGCTTTGGATGCTTCCCGTTTGTACGCGGAACCGGACATCGCCAACAACGCGGCGTACCAGTATGCGGCGGTCCGCAATGCATTGTATCGGAAAGGATATACGACAGAGCTTCTCGTCAATTATGAGCCATCTCTCCACTTCTTCTCCGAGTGGTGGAAACAATTGTTTGGAGAAAGCGAAGGAAAAGATGGTAAGGGAATTTTTCCTGCATCCGTTGACTTTTCGACCGATCTGCACTCGATGGGCCAATACATTCAGGAAGGACGCCTTGACATTTTTGAAACGGTCATCCATGTGGAAGAACCGAAAGTAGATATCACCATCGAAGAGGACAAAGACAACATCGACGGCCTGAATTTTCTCGCGGGCAAGACGATGGACTTTGTCAACAAGAAAGCTTTTGAAGGAACGTTGTTGGCTCATGCAGACGGAGGAGTACCTAACCTCGTTGTCCGCGTGCCTAAGATCAATGAATATTGCTTTGGGAGCCTGGTTTATTTCTTCGAAAAAGCGTGCGGAATCAGCGGCTATCTCATGGGAGTGAATCCTTTTGATCAGCCGGGTGTAGAAGCGTACAAGAAAAACATGTTCGCGCTTCTCGGGAAGCCGGGATTCGAGGCGCAAAAAGCGGAACTGGAGAAGAGGTTGTATAAATAA